One Pseudochaenichthys georgianus chromosome 7, fPseGeo1.2, whole genome shotgun sequence DNA segment encodes these proteins:
- the her9 gene encoding hairy-related 9 isoform X1, which produces MPADTMEKQTASPIAGSPANGTHTPDKPKNASEHRKSSKPIMEKRRRARINESLGQLKTLILDALKKDSSRHSKLEKADILEMTVKHLRNLQRVQMSAALSADATVLSKYRAGFNECMNEVTRFMSTSDGVNTEVRSRLLTHLSSCMGQMMYPQQATSQHAHLAQPLHVQLPSTLPINAATMGSKLSPVEAMSPKVFGGFQLVPASDGQFAFLIPNPAFASATSPVIPLYANAGLPVALNASPVHGSSASTAASPVHGMTSFSGVSQAVSPVGVSTGPEGNEPVWRPW; this is translated from the exons ATGCCTGCTGACACTATGGAAAAGCAGACGGCATCTCCTATCGCCGGTTCCCCAGCAAACGGAACACACACACCGGACAAACCGAAAAATGCCAGCGAGCATAGAAAG TCATCCAAACCGATCATGGAAAAACGCCGGAGAGCAAGAATAAACGAAAGCCTTGGCCAGCTCAAGACTCTCATCCTGGACGCACTTAAAAAAGAT AGCTCCAGGCACTCCAAGTTGGAAAAAGCAGACATTCTGGAGATGACTGTGAAGCACTTGAGGAACCTGCAGCGTGTTCAAATGAGCG CAGCACTCTCAGCAGATGCCACCGTCCTGAGCAAATACCGAGCTGGATTCAACGAGTGCATGAACGAAGTCACCCGCTTCATGTCCACCTCAGATGGGGTGAACACGGAGGTGAGGTCGAGGCTCCTCACCCACCTGTCCAGCTGCATGGGCCAGATGATGTACCCGCAGCAGGCCACGTCCCAGCATGCGCACCTGGCTCAACCTCTCCATGTGCAGCTCCCCTCCACCCTACCCATCAACGCTGCCACCATGGGCTCCAAACTCAGTCCTGTCGAGGCAATGTCCCCTAAGGTCTTTGGTGGTTTTCAGCTGGTGCCTGCAAGCGATGGACAGTTTGCGTTTTTGATCCCTAACCCAGCATTCGCCTCCGCCACATCGCCTGTTATCCCACTTTACGCAAACGCAGGATTGCCTGTTGCTCTCAACGCGAGTCCGGTGCATGGCAGCTCGGCATCGACTGCTGCTTCTCCGGTGCATGGCATGACTTCCTTCTCCGGCGTGTCCCAGGCAGTCAGCCCGGTCGGAGTCAGCACCGGTCCAGAGGGCAACGAGCCTGTTTGGAGGCCTTGGTAG
- the her9 gene encoding hairy-related 9 isoform X2, translated as MPADTMEKQTASPIAGSPANGTHTPDKPKNASEHRKSSKPIMEKRRRARINESLGQLKTLILDALKKDSSRHSKLEKADILEMTVKHLRNLQRVQMSALSADATVLSKYRAGFNECMNEVTRFMSTSDGVNTEVRSRLLTHLSSCMGQMMYPQQATSQHAHLAQPLHVQLPSTLPINAATMGSKLSPVEAMSPKVFGGFQLVPASDGQFAFLIPNPAFASATSPVIPLYANAGLPVALNASPVHGSSASTAASPVHGMTSFSGVSQAVSPVGVSTGPEGNEPVWRPW; from the exons ATGCCTGCTGACACTATGGAAAAGCAGACGGCATCTCCTATCGCCGGTTCCCCAGCAAACGGAACACACACACCGGACAAACCGAAAAATGCCAGCGAGCATAGAAAG TCATCCAAACCGATCATGGAAAAACGCCGGAGAGCAAGAATAAACGAAAGCCTTGGCCAGCTCAAGACTCTCATCCTGGACGCACTTAAAAAAGAT AGCTCCAGGCACTCCAAGTTGGAAAAAGCAGACATTCTGGAGATGACTGTGAAGCACTTGAGGAACCTGCAGCGTGTTCAAATGAGCG CACTCTCAGCAGATGCCACCGTCCTGAGCAAATACCGAGCTGGATTCAACGAGTGCATGAACGAAGTCACCCGCTTCATGTCCACCTCAGATGGGGTGAACACGGAGGTGAGGTCGAGGCTCCTCACCCACCTGTCCAGCTGCATGGGCCAGATGATGTACCCGCAGCAGGCCACGTCCCAGCATGCGCACCTGGCTCAACCTCTCCATGTGCAGCTCCCCTCCACCCTACCCATCAACGCTGCCACCATGGGCTCCAAACTCAGTCCTGTCGAGGCAATGTCCCCTAAGGTCTTTGGTGGTTTTCAGCTGGTGCCTGCAAGCGATGGACAGTTTGCGTTTTTGATCCCTAACCCAGCATTCGCCTCCGCCACATCGCCTGTTATCCCACTTTACGCAAACGCAGGATTGCCTGTTGCTCTCAACGCGAGTCCGGTGCATGGCAGCTCGGCATCGACTGCTGCTTCTCCGGTGCATGGCATGACTTCCTTCTCCGGCGTGTCCCAGGCAGTCAGCCCGGTCGGAGTCAGCACCGGTCCAGAGGGCAACGAGCCTGTTTGGAGGCCTTGGTAG